CACTTCACGCGCCACCGTCGCCTCCAGGGGTTCGCCCTTCAGTTGCTTTCCCCCCGGAAATTCCCACAACCCGCCCAGCATCTGCGTTTCACATCTCCTAGCGATTAATATTTTACCTTGTTTCCACACGACCCCCACCCCCACGCGGTAGTGTGGCACCGCCTTTTTTCGCTCCACAACGGGCAATTCCCCCGTTCTCCCGGCCTTGAAAGCAACACAGTACTTTGACAGCAAACATCTACCGCATAAGGGGTTATGCGGCTTGCAGATGAGGGCGCCCGTTTCCATCATCGCCTGATTGAAGTGCGAGGGATTGACACGTCTAATGAGGGGCGTCAACCGTGCCCGGATTTCGTCGGCCAATGCGTTTTGTCGCATCGGCGTGTCTAACCCCCAAAGCCGACTGCATACCCGCAAGAGGTTTCCGTCAACGGAAGGCACCGGCTCATTATAGGCAATGCTCGCAATCGCCGCGGCGGCATACGGACCGATCCCCGGAAAGTGCCGCAGTGCCTCTGCAGTCCGGGGCGGTTGACCGCCATAGTCCCGGGTGATCATTTTCGCAGCCTCATGAAGATGACGAGCCCGGGAATAATAGCCCAGTCCTTCCCAAAGCTTGAGCACCTCCTGCAGATCAGCGGCAGCTAAAACGCCAAAGGAGGGAAAACGCCTGATGAACCGGTCAAAATAGGGCAGAACCGTGATAACCTGGGTCTGCTGAAGCATCATTTCGCTAACCCATACCTTGTAGGGAGATGGATCGCTGCGCCACGGCATCTCCCGGTGCTCCCGTTCAAACCACTGCACCAATTTTCCCGGCCATGTTCGATCCGATGTCATGCAAAAGTCTATCGCAGATAAAGGCGCAAAGGAAAGGAGTTATTGGTTATTTCACAAGACTCCACTATACTAAAAATCATGAGATCGGCTTATTGGAATCCATCACTCCTTCTTGCCTCCGCCCTC
The DNA window shown above is from bacterium and carries:
- the mutY gene encoding A/G-specific adenine glycosylase, whose translation is MTSDRTWPGKLVQWFEREHREMPWRSDPSPYKVWVSEMMLQQTQVITVLPYFDRFIRRFPSFGVLAAADLQEVLKLWEGLGYYSRARHLHEAAKMITRDYGGQPPRTAEALRHFPGIGPYAAAAIASIAYNEPVPSVDGNLLRVCSRLWGLDTPMRQNALADEIRARLTPLIRRVNPSHFNQAMMETGALICKPHNPLCGRCLLSKYCVAFKAGRTGELPVVERKKAVPHYRVGVGVVWKQGKILIARRCETQMLGGLWEFPGGKQLKGEPLEATVAREVAEETGVQCQVDVPYVTVKQAYSHFKITLTAFKCHWLSGRARALASAELKWIRPSDLAAYPMPRANRRVVDAMEY